A stretch of the Vitis riparia cultivar Riparia Gloire de Montpellier isolate 1030 chromosome 13, EGFV_Vit.rip_1.0, whole genome shotgun sequence genome encodes the following:
- the LOC117928545 gene encoding U-box domain-containing protein 62, with product MASEEVGFVPPQRLENGLNSQLVFQDEALRFNCGAPQRRVGDPGPKTRELSSFIDEKMFCVERDRYFHPQGGLFRRSIYGDAPPERPDGRNWNGNGNTPTPSGEGSEGEEDDDEEEEDDDDEVDEGDGEVEGLVAVDDANKSNNHSSGSLHSSADKIGNGKAKDHSSFGSNRDVLMKDGAIVQSTNSARASPSENHRQGRISHYQNAVTIAEPDGDMYYSQFLQGPEGSAPGQKELAVENGCGFSGRKDVSLSTESGESLKAILSDPLTGALMDDAMILPCGHSFGGGGMQHVIKMKACSTCSQPFSEDSVQPNLSLRAAVQAFRREEELQVYRTSKRRRERSDQDKCSYGDSTLMDTPRGRGVQFPFAVTDRVIIKGNKRTPQRFVGREAVVTTQCLNGWYVVKTLDNAESVKLQYRSLAKVPDNPSSKPMLSKMTPNWL from the exons ATGGCGTCGGAAGAAGTGGGTTTTGTGCCACCACAGAGGCTCGAAAATGGGTTGAATTCACAGCTCGTATTCCAGGATGAGGCGCTCCGGTTCAATTGTGGCGCGCCGCAGCGGCGAGTCGGCGATCCGGGACCCAAGACGCGAGAGCTGAGCAGTTTCATAGATGAAAAGATGTTTTGCGTGGAACGGGATCGGTATTTCCACCCGCAGGGCGGGTTATTCCGGCGGAGCATATACGGAGACGCCCCTCCGGAGCGGCCGGACGGCCGGAACTGGAATGGGAACGGGAACACGCCGACCCCAAGCGGCGAAGGATCGGAAGGCGAggaggatgatgatgaggagGAGGAAGACGACGATGACGAGGTTGATGAAGGTGATGGTGAAGTGGAAGGGCTTGTTGCGGTGGATGACGCCAATAAGAGTAACAATCATAGTAGTGGTAGCTTACATAGCAGTGCTGATAAGATTGGCAATGGGAAAGCCAAGGACCATTCTTCATTTG GGTCAAATAGGGATGTGTTGATGAAGGATGGCGCCATTGTTCAATCTACAAATAGTGCTAGAGCAAGTCCTAGTGAGAATCATCGGCAAGGACGAATTAGTCATTACCAGAATGCAGTTACAATTGCAGAACCCGATGGCGATATGTACTATTCACAGTTTTTGCAGGGCCCGGAGGGGTCTGCCCCTGGGCAGAAGGAATTGGCTGTGGAAAATGGTTGTGGGTTTAGTGGAAGAAAGGATGTTTCATTATCAACCGAGTCGGGGGAGTCTTTAAAGGCGATTCTTTCAGACCCTCTAAC AGGTGCACTTATGGATGATGCAATGATATTACCTTGTGGACATTCCTTTGGAGGTGGTGGAATGCAACATGTCATTAAAATG AAAGCTTGTTCTACTTGTTCGCAACCATTTTCAGAAGACTCAGTGCAACCAAATCTCT CTCTCCGAGCTGCTGTACAGGCATTTCGCCGGGAAGAAGAGCTACAGGTTTACCGCACATcgaaaagaagaagagagaggtCTGACCAG GACAAGTGTAGCTATGGTGATTCAACTCTAATGGATACTCCAAGGGGTAGGGGCGTTCAGTTTCCATTTGCTGTTACTGATCGAGTTATAATaaag GGGAACAAGAGGACACCACAGCGCTTTGTTGGACGTGAGGCTGTTGTAACAACACAATGCTTGAATGGATG GTATGTGGTGAAGACATTGGATAATGCAGAGAGTGTTAAACTGCAGTATCGTTCACTCGCCAAGGTTCCAGATAATCCATCCTCAAAGCCAATGTTGAGCAAAATGACACCAAACTGGCTCTAG
- the LOC117928544 gene encoding uncharacterized protein LOC117928544, with protein sequence MSSENMEGSSSVNPRSDSKVMREKRSGEELGERSEMARKRVKMRDLDSVLRSEDIDTNYTKSSKTKGANGQEMSQVTEVPVTMASDAAHEATKIRDMLPPQRQLDLNAKVCSARKLACVEGNNKLPPLTKHDMEHDPNFVTSRGIGLDLNSEDVCSSVNQDPFYSYKKRDRVKSPDGVSECASSTGPLEEKDPMKVWKEMKQNGFLSSTHGGIPVPKQRARKNKQDVIKKKIELAKREQVDRFTRIAAPSGLLNELNPGIINHVRNSKQVHSIIEALVRSEQLENGHAGSKQASHSKSGTKEISDEKKDPENVNVLGKTPLYPSHEDGPTKIIPLNPSNNMPANLQIRGNPMLVNKSMSLSSEDKGGDGDSRMIERRLVARTSCASSSTPTNEDEILALKLSSSQTKASENISSLSNDEPMNLNSVTSLSVKAATVASQWLELLHQDIKGRLAALRRSKKRVRAVIHTELPFLISKEFPSNQENNSSVTKDSAAECSNIAVAEMHQARWSALFDQMDKSLFEEEKQLESWLNQVKEMQMHCERGLQHFQWNPPHWQHPGTIVNDPRPQMVDDSERELAIRAAAASIYSTCNFLLSMENVSCF encoded by the exons ATGAGTTCGGAGAACATGGAGGGTTCCTCATCTGTGAACCCCAGATCTGATTCAAAG gTGATGAGGGAGAAGCGGAGTGGTGAGGAGTTGGGAGAAAGATCGGAAATGGCTCGTAAGCGGGTGAAAATGCGCGATCTTGACTCGGTACTGCGTTCTGAag ATATTGATACCAACTATACAAAATCTTCAAAAACCAAAGGAGCTAATGGGCAAGAGATGTCTCAAGTCACAGAGGTGCCTGTGACCATGGCATCGGATGCAGCTCATGAAGCAACAAAAATAAGGGACATGTTGCCACCACAGAGACAATTGGATCTCAATGCAAAAGTTTGCTCTGCCAGAAAGTTGGCATGTGTTGAGGGTAACAACAAACTTCCTCCTCTCACAAAACATGATATGGAACATGACCCTAATTTTGTAACCTCAAGAGGCATTGGATTGGATCTTAATTCAGAAGATGTTTGTAGCTCAGTCAACCAGGATCCgttttattcttataaaaaacGTGATCGTGTGAAGTCACCAGATGGTGTTTCTGAGTGTGCAAGTTCCACTGGCCCATTGGAGGAGAAAGATCCAATGAAAGTCTGGAAAGAGATGAAGCAAAATGGGTTTCTCTCATCTACTCATGGAGGCATACCAGTGCCAAAGCAACGAGCAAGGAAAAATAAGCAAGATGTGATCAAGAAGAAAATTGAGCTTGCAAAAAGAGAACAGGTTGATAGGTTCACAAGGATTGCTGCTCCAAGTGGACTGCTCAATGAACTGAACCCTGGTATTATAAACCATGTGAGAAACAGTAAACAGGTTCATTCCATAATTGAGGCCCTAGTGAGGTCTGAACAACTTGAAAATGGCCATGCTGGAAGCAAACAGGCTAGTCATTCGAAAAGTGGAACTAAAGAAATTAGTGACGAGAAGAAGGATCCAGAGAATGTGAATGTTTTGGGAAAAACTCCTCTCTATCCTTCTCATGAAGATGGGCCTACAAAGATCATACCATTGAACCCTTCAAACAATATGCCAGCAAATCTGCAGATAAGAGGCAATCCTATGTTAGTCAATAAATCAATGTCCTTGAGTTCAGAGGACAAAGGTGGAGATGGTGACTCAAGGATGATAGAAAGAAGGCTTGTTGCTAGAACTTCTTGTGCCTCATCCTCCACCCCTACTAATGAAGATGAAATACTTGCACTGAAATTGTCATCGTCACAAACCAAGGCATCAGAGAATATTAGTTCTTTATCTAATGATGAGCCGATGAATCTAAACAGCGTTACTTCTCTTTCTGTAAAGG CTGCTACTGTTGCCTCTCAATGGTTGGAACTTCTTCATCAGGACATTAAAGGACGTCTTGCAG CATTGCGGCGTAGCAAGAAGAGAGTCCGGGCTGTAATTCATACAGAGTTGCCTTTTCTAATATCAAAAGAATTCCCCTCTAATCAAGAGAACAATTCCAGTGTCACAAAAGATTCTGCTGCCGAATGTTCCAATATTGCAGTAGCTGAGATGCATCAAGCAAGATGGAGTGCATTGTTTGATCAGATGGATAAGTCACTTTTTGAAGAAGAGAAACAACTA GAAAGTTGGTTGAACCAAGTAAAAGAAATGCAAATGCACTGTGAAAGGGGCCTGCAACATTTCCAATGGAATCCTCCACATTGGCAACATCCGGGAACAATCGTAAATGACCCCAG ACCACAGATGGTGGACGACTCAGAGAGGGAATTAGCTATTAGGGCAGCTGCAGCTTCCATTTACTCAACCTGCAACTTTCTACTGTCAATGGAAAATGTATCTTGCTTCTGA
- the LOC117928496 gene encoding uncharacterized protein LOC117928496, translated as MAALGARLVGNHRLLSEEDRFLNHRVVHISRSARPAAISCCTDSGAGKMSIKALAKLESISKATHPACIEGEERRALAMKTMEHWMRESVVEIVQNLRGSSPLLAEVYTEGNGGEFRLKIGKAGAEDWPEIKEKWKKGETSSPDGIIVVEELKDEGEEDTKVKKEERFWGLMVQGKGFDCAPCCYVLKTNRPNTNLHISCTYFVLIKVENFNESAKSQIDRSFLVE; from the coding sequence ATGGCGGCTCTGGGGGCTCGCCTTGTAGGCAATCATCGCCTGCTCTCGGAGGAGGATCGGTTTTTGAACCACCGTGTAGTGCATATCAGTCGGAGTGCTCGACCGGCCGCGATTTCCTGCTGCACTGACTCCGGTGCCGGAAAAATGTCCATTAAGGCGTTAGCGAAATTGGAATCGATATCGAAAGCGACACATCCGGCGTGTATCGagggagaggagaggagagCTCTAGCGATGAAGACCATGGAACACTGGATGCGGGAGTCGGTGGTTGAGATCGTACAGAATTTGAGGGGATCGTCGCCGTTGCTGGCGGAGGTTTATACGGAGGGGAACGGCGGTGAGTTTAGGTTGAAGATAGGGAAGGCGGGGGCGGAGGATTGGCCCGagattaaagaaaaatggaagaagggtGAGACGTCATCGCCTGATGGTATCATAGTGGTGGAAGAGCTCAAGGACGAGGGAGAAGAAGATACAAAAGTGAAAAAGGAGGAGAGATTCTGGGGGTTGATGGTTCAGGGGAAGGGGTTTGATTGTGCACCTTGCTGTTACGTTCTCAAGACTAACAGACCGAATACCAATTTGCATATTTCCTGCACATACTTTGTTTTGATCAAAGTTGAAAACTTCAACGAATCGGCCAAATCACAGATAGATAGATCTTTCTTGGTTGAGTGA
- the LOC117929194 gene encoding superoxide dismutase [Mn], mitochondrial, which translates to MALRTLITRRSLGLGLGVSQSVRGLQTVSLPDLPYDYGALEPAISGEIMKLHHQKHHQTYITNYNKALEQLHEAMEKGDSSTVVKLQGAIKFNGGGHVNHSIFWKNLTPVHEGGGEPPKGSLGWAIDTHFGSMEALVAKINSEGAAVQGSGWVWLGLDKQLKKLVVETTANQDPLVTKGPNLVPLLGIDVWEHAYYLQYKNVRPDYLKNIWKVIDWKYASEVYEKECP; encoded by the exons ATGGCTCTTCGAACGCTAATCACCAGAAGATCGCTAGGGTTAGGGCTAGGGGTTTCGCAGTCAGTTCGTGGCCTGCAGACCGTCTCTCTTCCCGATCTCCCGTACGACTATGGAGCTCTGGAGCCCGCTATTAGCGGCGAGATTATGAAGCTCCACCACCAGAAGCACCACCAGACCTACATAACCAACTACAACAAAGCCCTAGAGCAGCTCCATGAAGCCATGGAAAAGGGCGATTCATCTACGGTTGTCAAGTTGCAGGGCGCCATCAAGTTCAACGGCGGAG GTCATGTCAACCACTCAATTTTCTGGAAGAATCTCACCCCTGTTCAT GAAGGAGGTGGTGAACCCCCAAAAGGTTCACTGGGTTGGGCTATTGACACACATTTTGGTTCCATGGAAGCATTGGTAGCAAAAATTAATTCAGAAGGTGCTGCTGTACAGGGCTCCGGATGGGTT TGGCTTGGTCTGGACAAACAACTGAAGAAGCTGGTGGTTGAAACTACTGCAAATCAg GATCCACTGGTAACTAAAGGACCAAACTTGGTTCCATTGCTTGGTATAGATGTTTGGGAGCATGCATACTACTTACAG TACAAGAATGTGAGGCCGGATTACCTGAAGAACATATGGAAAGTGATAGACTGGAAATATGCCAGTGAAGTGTATGAGAAAGAGTGCCCTTGA